A window from Mytilus galloprovincialis chromosome 8, xbMytGall1.hap1.1, whole genome shotgun sequence encodes these proteins:
- the LOC143085567 gene encoding zinc finger protein 330 homolog, with protein MPKKKTGQRKKAEKQRERQREIRTQEKSLVERPCNYIMECDSCKKQQKNRAFCYFCNTLQRLPVCGQCGKQKCLAKMGDCVIKHPNQHTVGLNMVGAVCDFCEAWVCHGSKCLTTHACTCPLRDAECAECKRCVWDFGGRVFNCSYCNNFLCEDDQFEHQASCQQLDAESFKCVSCNKLGQVSCLRCKICYCDDHVRRKGFKYPKGQPIPCPKCGFNTQETKEMSINTRKYDYGRQRNDDQDGYGYTYDDYAGYQDHDFGGASGFSFGGVKYNEEDDEDDDEDDEDDDEDDEDDDDEEEEEEEEEKEDLKDELEKLKVDASKDVKTV; from the exons ATGCCAAAGAAAAAAACTGGTCAAAGAAAAAAAGCGGAAAAGCAGAGAGAAAGACAGAGAGAAATAAGAACACAAGAGAAATCACTTGTGGAAAGGCCATGCAACTACATTATG GAATGTGATTCGTGTAAAAA GCAACAGAAGAACCGagcattttgttatttttgtaacaCACTTCAGAGACTTCCTGTTTGTGGACAGTGTG gtaAACAGAAATGTTTAGCCAAGATGGGTGACTGTGTTATCAAGCATCCAAATCAACATACAGTAGGACTGAACATGGTG ggAGCTGTATGTGATTTCTGCGAAGCCTGGGTATGCCATGGTAGTAAATGTTTGACTACACATGCCTGTACATGTCCTCTTAGAGATGCTGAATGTGCTGAATGTAAAAGATGTGTATGGGACTTTG gtgGTAGAGTGTTTAACTGTTCATACTGTAATAATTTTCTGTGTGAAGATGATCAGTTTGAACACCAGGCTAGCTGTCAACAGTTGGATGCTGAAAGTTTCAAAT GTGTATCCTGTAATAAACTAGGGCAAGTGTCATGTCTTAGGTGTAAG ATTTGTTACTGTGATGACCATGTGAGAAGAAAAGGTTTCAAGTATCCCAAAGGTCAACCCATTCCATGTCCCAAATGTGGCTTCAACACGCAAGAAACGAAGGAAATGAGTATAAATA CTAGGAAGTATGACTATGGTAGACAGAGGAATGATGACCAGGACGGGTATGGTTATACTTATGATGATTATGCTGGGTATCAAGACCATGACTTTGGAGGTGCTAGTGGGTTCTCCTTTGGTGGAGTAAAGTACAATGAGGAGGATGATGAAGATGATGACGAAGACGATGAAGATGATGATGAGGATGATGAAGATG ATGATGatgaggaagaagaggaagaggaagaggaaaaAGAAGATTTAAAAGATGAGCTTGAGAAATTGAAAGTGGATGCTTCCAAAGATGTAAAAACAGTTTAA